Below is a genomic region from Kwoniella dendrophila CBS 6074 chromosome 2, complete sequence.
CGAATGATTTTCTGATAGGTGGAACTGTCAATACCATGATTGGACCTGTAACATAGTCTATCAGCCTTGTGCGAAAATAACCATTCCTCCCACTGCCAGTCCACTCGTTATGTTGTAATAGAGCCCAACATACCAGCAAAACCAATAGCGAGTGACCAGAATACTACTGGTGATTCGTGAGCCATACGTTGCTATAAGCGGTGTTTTATCAGCTGAGTATCCTGATAAGTCAGTCTAATTTCAGCTAGTAACTCACGGCTGATCGGTACAAGCTagccattttgattttattatATCTTATTGTCCTTTGCAAGGTTATATGTGTTATTCTGACATTCAAGATGTTCAAGTTGAACATGTCAATTATCATTTCGACGAAACAGAATCAAGCTAAAACCAAGGGAGAATGACAGCGGAATCAATTTAAGATTTACGTAATACAAGCGAAAAAGTTGAACGACCCTCACACAAAACTTTTGAATTttgtgaatttgaatttttgagATTCCCTGTCAATGCATTGCACCCCACCCGTCTATTCACTCTTTCTactttctttctcttttctatCATTAAAACTTTTATATTCATACTTCATCTGGTATCGCTTATACACCCATTATTTTAAGCCTGAGATAGTCAGATTGATTCAATATGGCAAAGGGTAAAAATCATGATCGTAAAGCCAATCCAGGCTTCAACAAGCAAAAGTTGAAGTCTGGATCAACTGGTGGAGAATTTTCGCTCAAAAAAGtaaaaggtgagttttgagaTGTAAATGGCATTGTCATCACCCCTTTCACATGCAGAGAATACTCTCCATACTTTGTTCCTTCCATTGCATTTCTTGTCGACATGCATCCCTCGTTCGTCGGTGATGTAAGGCTCAAAGCTGATACACTCTTTTCTGCTACGTAGGTGAAAATTTCTACCGAGATGCTAAAGCAGCATCCCGagtgaagatgttgaatggtggtaaagcagtacgagataaagatggtaaaataATACAAGCTGCTGCATATCAGAAgacagaaaaagaaactgAACCTGGTAGAGTTAAAGCTGATAGAAGATGGTTTGGTAACACGAGAGTCATTTCGCAAACTGCTTTAGATCATTTTAGAACTGCTTTAACAGAACAAAAATCAGATCCATATTCAGTTTTATTaagaagaaataaattacctatgggtttattagaagatgaatctaaaaatggtggtaaagtcAGTTAAAACAGACATTTCTATCCCCATTGTTCATACAGCTCGAAAAGGATTTATAGCTGACGCTGTCAATTGTAAATATAGAAACCACATATAGTTGAAACTGAACCATTCTCAAATACTTTCGGACCTAAATCCCAACGTAAACGACCACGTCTTGATATTGGTAGTTTCGAAGAACTCGGTGAATCTTCTACTGCAGCTGATATCGCCGCTGCTGAAACACAACAATCAAGTGAGTCTcctcttcaacttcattggTCTATCTGTGTACATCAGACTAATGTAGTATTTTGGTGAGTAGACAATGCCACAGCCGATTTAGCGGATGTGTATCACCCCACAACCTCAACTGCAAGAGAACCGATCTACCAGAAAGGTACTTCGAGACGTATTTGGGGTGAATTGTACAAAGTACTCGATTCCTCAGATGTCGTGATACACGTACTTGATGCTCGTGATCCTCTCGGTACAAGGTGTAAACCTGTTGTAGAGTACTTGCGAAAAGAAAAGGCTCATAAACATTTGGTCTACGTGTTGAACAAAGTAGATTTGGTGCCCACCTGGGTTACTGTGAGTGTTCTTCTCCATTTTTGCGTACTGAATCCAGTCTGCCCTCTCTACGTCAATTGTTCTTGCATTTTGAGTTTATCCATTCTACTTTATCCGATTTCACGTCTTTGCTACCTTATCACTTCCTACCGTCCCACACTCCAGTCAGGGCCATTCGCACTGTCTATTACAAGACGAATATACGCGATTGGACCGTTACGAGAGTGGAAGAACAAGCGTCATGCCCCGACTTATACCCCACCTCCGGCTCCCGTTTTGGGATGCTTTTTGCGAGGCCAAAAAGTTGGTTGTTCGTTTTGAACACTGATGAGGGGTCAGGGGAAGACGATGGTTGACACGATTGAGTTGGGGTTTGGATGTGTCTCTTTTGACAGCAATTGCCAATCCGAATCCCTTGGTTTGTTGTCAGACATTCTATTAAATCAAAACTTTTGCACTATAGGTTGGAGTATCGGAATGTCATTTCAGTTTCATTAACGTTACTGACATCGATTTCCATCTTCTCAGGCTCGATGGGTAAAACATCTTTCGTTATCTGCTCCTACTATCGCTTTCCATGCATCTATCAACAACTCATTCGGTAAAGGTTCCCTCATCCAACTACTTCGTCAATTTTCTGTTCTTCACTCCGACAAGAAACAAATATCTATCGGTTTCATCGGATACCCTAATGTCGGTAAATCCAGTATCATCAACACactaaaaaagaagaaggtttgtACTGTTGCTCCTATTCCTGGTGAAACCAAGGTTTGGCAGTATATTACCTTGATGAGACGTATATATCTTATCGATTGTCCTGGTATCGTACCTGTTTCAGCCAAAGATTCAGATACAGATACAGTATTGAAAGGTGTCGTCAGAGTTGAAAATCTTGCTACACCTGCTGAACATATACCACAGCTTTTAGAGAATGTCAGACCTGAATACATCGAGAGAACGTATGGATTAGAACACCGTGAAGGGGGATGGCATGGTGAATCTGGCGCATCAATACTATTATCCGCTATAGCTAaaaaatcaggtaaattgTTGAAAGGTGGTGAACCTGATCAAGAATCCGCTGCAAAGATGGTATTGAACGATTGGATCAGaggtaaaatacctttcTTCGTTCCACCACCGGCTAAAGAACAACCTCTTGGTGAAGAACAAACAGTtaatcaagctcaagctcaagaagataaagaaactaaagaaatgttagaagaacaagaaagatctTTGGGTAAAATATTAGGTGAAAAGAGAGTTAAAGGTGTTGATCAATCTATAAGTAAGATTGTCACTATGCCTAAATTCattggtgaagatgctaGAAGatacaaagaagaagaagataaagatgttaaCATGGCTGAAATTGCcgaagatgttgaagatgacgaagaagaggatgacgaagatgatgacgctgaagaagatggtgaattgGCTTGGGACGATATATTCCCTGGTAATGCCGCCGGTCCATCTAAGTTCGCTGATTTACcagtagatgaagaagagggtgAAGATGACGACGAGGAGGAAGAcgacgaagacgaagaagacgaagaagatgatgaggaagatgaagaaggtgatgaagaagaagtggatCTTGAATTTACTGCTCCATCAAGTAAGAAAGCTGGTAAAcgtaaaggtgagtttctttCCATCGTGATCCTTTGCCCTGTCCTATCACTAAGCTGATAATTGGTATAATCCTCTTTTCATAGCTGTCgaagcggaagaagaagatgaaccagtagcaaagaaagaaaagagaatgaCAACgaataaaaagaaaactGAAAATTTCTATACACATGCAAATGTcaaaaatagaaatagaGATAAGAAAATCCCTAAAAATCCTTTCAAGAGGTATAGAGAccaagatgaagaacctacAGGTAAAAAGAGGCCTAAGAGTAAGAAGTATTAGTCTGCATCTTTGTAGTGTTTCGTGTCTGCTAGATCgtggttttggtggttttCGTATCTAGACATTTATCATTCATGTGTATGTATCATAGTGTACTCAGCCAATTACTGCCACCCAAAATGTACTGGCATTCCGTTCTGTGTCACTGTCGCTATAGGGAGACCTTGCTGTATCGTACCGTCAGCTGGGAAAGCTAGTACCATActcttcatctgatccacGATCCAGATGATCTTTACTGCACATTCCTTCCCCTAATTTAGCTTATCAAACCGCCCTCTCTCAGGaatgttcatcatctgaacaCTGTTATCCTGCACAATCAAGCTTGTCTCCACCTCCTTTACCCTTTTCGGCCCTAAGCAAGGATATCCCCGATATTGACAAGGATCCCGTTTCCCCCGCAACCCGTTTATTCTGATTGACCTTACCCATTTACAACGTCCATTGAGACAGATACTGTAGCTGTCTGCATGCATCTCAGTCGCTATACACATCGCGGTAATGTAAGGTTTATGCTGAGCAGCAGTGAGCTTCATGTAATTAGACTTGTATAGGTTACAAGGATGATTACATGCGCCGCCTTCATCGGAATTAAAAGTAATTACAAACATTTGTAATTCAGGGTTGAGGGTGAGATTAGTGATTaggataatgataattaCCCTTTGTTTACAAGAATGACCGATTCGGGTAACTTATCTATAAGCTACACCGTACAAGAGGAAAGTCAGATAAAATGACGGAATGCGTTAAGATTCACTTGCTGTGGGAAAGACTATTATTATGGTGGATGGTAGACTATGGACTACATAATACTGTCcatcattccttctttttgcttcttcttcttttctttatcttaTCATCTCTCATATACTGATCAACCTTTACTACTCAATCTATCTAACATACTATGATCGTTCGTTGTACCCCCAGGGGTCTTTAATCAAGTGATATTACCTAGATACTTAGTGATAAGTTTCATTTCCCCCTTATCTATATATCCTTATCAAGCAAGGAACGCGTCTATtgtcaaatcaatcaataacattACATCACCCTACAATCCAAGCTACGAACGTTCGTACACCCAAATCACAACAAattcagcaacaacaacaataaccGATCTCATTCACACAATACATTAACCTTCAAACATAAAGATAGATCTACATAGTTTACCTTGTTACCATCTATCCTTCCTTTATACCACATTGGTAATCGCCTAAACCACGACATCCTTTCGAAACCATTCTCAGAAATAACATTCCAGCAcattttccttctttcttctcctaCCACCTTCTTCCGGCAATTTCCATACAAAATCAACACTCTACTCGCTTTAGGCAATAGGAGTTAGTACAAGATATACTCATTATGAAGTATTTGGACTATCCGATACTGAATCAGCTGTCCGCTTCCCTATCTTCAGATGGAGATACAGATTTAAGAGTTCATGCTAGGTTCGAAGCATATTCTGTCAAACCTgtaggaaaagaaaagagagCATTCAAAGAACGAGAAGAAGCTTATATGTCAGAACAAGAAGGAATGGAAGAGTGAGTTGAGAGCGATACCATGGGAGATCATAGATAAGTACAGATAGGCTAATCAATAGTAAAAATGAAGGATGAGCTTTTCTCCTGAAATGAGAGAAGCTGGTTTAGCTAGTTGTTTTGGCAGATTGGATGAAAAAGAGTCTAGGTAAGTCAATCTATTTCACAAGGACAAAGTGGCTaatcttatcttatctttccGAATTAACAGAAAAGTTCATTTCTTGCTGGTTTCAACGCTGAATGCTGCTTTTCCCGATCATGACTTCGCTTCTCTACGGCCTGACCATTTTACGAGAGAACAGTCTGCTGTTCAAGTGTTGTCGCATTTAAGTGGAAGTCTTCTCGGCTCATCTAGTCTTGGCACTACACCGTAAGCCGGTTTATTTTCACGTTGGGAAATACCCAGCTAATCCCATGCTATTTTTTCAGAATAATCCTTTCGCAGCTGGCAGCTTTCAATCCTTCTCCAAATAGCAAGAGCTCACCTGGACAATCTCCAGGCAACTCATCGCCTAATCTAGGTCCAACCGTACCGAATAACGACTTATACAGAGTGTTAAATGATGTTCTACCCATGGAAGATTGCGAAGTATATTCTTGGTTCCCTGAACCGGAATATGATCCACACATCGATCCTTCTAGTTCTACATCCGAGGAGGAAGACGATGATTTTCtagctgaacaagatgaagacgatatAAAGATGGACCTGgacgataatgataatgatcctGCCTGGGGTGCTGGTGGAATGGAATTAGATGTTGATTCAAATAGCGCTCTACATAATCCTGAATCTGTCCCTATGGCAAGGCAGAATTCTACTTCTGGAGGCGGTGGTGCAGCTGCAGCAAGAAGGAGTAGCGAGGCTTCTATAAGTCCAAACGAATGGGACCTgggaagagaaagaaaagtcGGAGGTTTACTCTGGAGTGCCAATTATTTCTTCTACAGCAAGTGAGTCTCGATGTCACGACAATGTTTCTATTGATAGGATAGTGCCAGGCCAGATTATTGACTAGTTATGTTGAAATAGACGACAAAAACGGATACTGTTCCTGACATGCTGGTGTCGAAATCGACCTTTGCATCCAATCCCTCAAATCGAATCAGCTTTCCCAATCCAGATATCCGCTTCCTTCTCATCGCCTTCCTCGTCATTCGAGCATTTAGCTCCACTGAATAATGGAAATGTAATCAGGTCCAATCGATATAGTCATAGTCATCatcgaaaatcaaaatcatcctTACGTACTATATCCTCATCGATCAAAGGTGATAGTACATCTTCGACCATCCCAATACGAGGTATGGA
It encodes:
- a CDS encoding nucleolar GTP-binding protein 2, with protein sequence MAKGKNHDRKANPGFNKQKLKSGSTGGEFSLKKVKGENFYRDAKAASRVKMLNGGKAVRDKDGKIIQAAAYQKTEKETEPGRVKADRRWFGNTRVISQTALDHFRTALTEQKSDPYSVLLRRNKLPMGLLEDESKNGGKKPHIVETEPFSNTFGPKSQRKRPRLDIGSFEELGESSTAADIAAAETQQSNNATADLADVYHPTTSTAREPIYQKGTSRRIWGELYKVLDSSDVVIHVLDARDPLGTRCKPVVEYLRKEKAHKHLVYVLNKVDLVPTWVTARWVKHLSLSAPTIAFHASINNSFGKGSLIQLLRQFSVLHSDKKQISIGFIGYPNVGKSSIINTLKKKKVCTVAPIPGETKVWQYITLMRRIYLIDCPGIVPVSAKDSDTDTVLKGVVRVENLATPAEHIPQLLENVRPEYIERTYGLEHREGGWHGESGASILLSAIAKKSGKLLKGGEPDQESAAKMVLNDWIRGKIPFFVPPPAKEQPLGEEQTVNQAQAQEDKETKEMLEEQERSLGKILGEKRVKGVDQSISKIVTMPKFIGEDARRYKEEEDKDVNMAEIAEDVEDDEEEDDEDDDAEEDGELAWDDIFPGNAAGPSKFADLPVDEEEGEDDDEEEDDEDEEDEEDDEEDEEGDEEEVDLEFTAPSSKKAGKRKAVEAEEEDEPVAKKEKRMTTNKKKTENFYTHANVKNRNRDKKIPKNPFKRYRDQDEEPTGKKRPKSKKY